The genomic window CACGGCCCAGCCCCCGCCCTCTGGCGGgccacctccctccttccccgcACCAGCCCCTTCCCTGCTTCCCCGCCCCGGCCCCAGTCGCCGTCTTCTCGCCTGCCTCCTCGCGCAGCTCCCCAGGTACCTATCCTCCGCCCTCCgaccctttcttcctttctctagttagaccccacccccacccaccgcAAAGTTTCTCCCCTTCTTATCTTGGCTCCCCAGGCCCCCTTACTAGGGTCTGCCCTCCTCGGCTTTTGCGTGCACCTTACCAGACCCTGCGATCCACAGCCGAGGTCCTCGGAGGGGAGAGAGCCAGAGGTGGCGGTGCCGGAGAGCGCGCCTGGCCTCGGCGACCGTGTGTTGGGCCTCAGCGGGCAGCGCGCTGAGCACCTCGCGGGCTTCGTCGGCCGGAACTCCAAAGCTTTTCCCCGCTCAGCGCTCCGGTTTCCGGCTCcggaaaatagattttttttttttttttcactccagcCCCGACTCCTTTGGGACTGCGGTGCCAATCCATGACCTATAGcaattcctggaggaggaaaacgCTGATAAGCAGAATAGTCAGCTACTTACTGTTGATACGTTTACTATGcttactgtgtgctaggcacaGGGAGTGTTTTACACGCCTGGCTTCATTTAATCCTATCTACCACCTAGGAGCTAAGTTCTATTGTATTATCCCCAAAGGTAGGAAAGGATAATAACAATGGGAACAATAATTGTCATGGGAGCCCCATGTATTGAGTTCTTTCCAAAGGCAGGCCCACTCAAttatcagtttgtttgtttttttagctcATACATTCTTGAGGTGGACATTCATGTCCCATAGTTCAGATGAGGAGACTAAGGCACTTAGGCAGTGGCAGAGGCAGAAATAACACCTATGTTTTCCTCACCCAAGGCGTGCGCCTAGAGTTCTGGGAGCCTCGTTTGCTGCTACAGGAGAGACCCCTGCCCTCTCTAGGGCAGCCTCCCTGCTCCACGTGGGCAGGGCGTTCTGTGGCACCAGCACAGCAGCAGGTATGGCGGGCGTGGAGCAGCGCGAGGGCGCCATCCAGGTGCAGGGCCAGAGCCTCTTCTTCCGAGAGGCTCTCCCCAGCGGTGGGCAGGCCGCCCGCTTCTCCGTGCTGCTGTTGCATGGCATACGCTTCTCCTCCGAAACCTGGCAGAACCTGGGCACGCTGCACAGGCTGGCCCAGGCTGGCTATCGGGCTGTGGCCATTGACCTGCCAGGTAActcggggggcgggggcaggcttCTGGACAGGGATTGTGGGGGCCTCACTGGGCACCCGGGGCTGGGGGACTGGGGGGATGTAGCCAGGCTGATCCCAGAGCTAGACAGGTCAGAGCGCACACTACAAGGGCCTTCAAGCTTCCCTAGTCCATCCAGATGCGGTCTGGACACTGCTCAGCTGCATCTGTGTTGCCTGGTGCAGTGTCTTAgtgtctctgagcctgtttccttatctgtaatgaGAGATAACCACACCCATTCTGGAGGATGGTTTTAATGGGAAAGCACTGAGATGCCCAATGTGAGTATGTGACCAGTACGTAACACAGAATAATTAGCAATCAGCAGATGGCAAGTAAAATGTTTTGAAAGAGCTGTAACCACCGGCCCTGTTGGAAGCCCTAAGAAGTGTCCACTGGCACCTTTGGGGGTGGCTAAGCCCCTGGTCATGATCCCACCTACAAAGGCCTAAGTTAGGTCCCGAGGGAGGGAAGGGCAGCGCCAGACTGCCAGTCATAACCTCAACTGGCAGGCTCCAGCCCACAGTACCAAGTGTGAAAGGGGCAGCATAGCCGACCTGCTTCCATCTCTGGCCATAGCTGGTATGGTTTCAGTGCCCAAGGGCGGGCCTCCAGGACGGGACAGGATTGGTTTTGACAGTGGGTTGGGCCGAACTTCCAAGCCAAGGCAATGAACTAATCCTTCTGCAGAAGGTAGGGACTGACTAACCACAGGGGAGATATGTGTGCAGAGACCACCCCTCGTCCCCTGTCCTGGAGGGCATTTACCCTGCCAGCCCTGGGACAGGTGCCTCTGAAGCAGTTAACTcacttaattttcacaacaatCTCAAACAGCAGATACTTTTGTTACCtcccaggtggggaaactgaacaGCGGAGAGAGGGCTAAGGGCACTTTCCCAGGTTTACATAGTAAGTGGATCACCGGGACTTGGATCCAGCCATGTGGGGCTTCAGAGCCTGATTCTTTGAGGACACTGTTCTGGTGGAGGTGGGCACAAACATGGAGGGAAATGGCTTATGCTTGCCACAGGTACAACAGACCTAGGTTTCTGTAGGAATAACTGCATGCATGTTGCAGGAACCTGACACAGAGCTTGACCCAGGAGGGCTTTCTGGAGGAAGGGACCATCTCTCTGCTGTCTTCTTACTCACCACCTTTGTCTCTCCCACACCTGAATCCCTGCAGGTCTGGGGCGCTCCAAGGAAGCCAAAGCACCTGCCCCTATTGGGGAGCTGGTCCCCAGCAGCTTCCTGGCAGCTGTGGTGGATGCTTTGGATCTGGGCCCCCCGGTCGTGATCAGCCCATCGTTGAGTGGCATGTACTCCCTGCCCTTCCTCACAG from Capricornis sumatraensis isolate serow.1 chromosome 10, serow.2, whole genome shotgun sequence includes these protein-coding regions:
- the ABHD14B gene encoding putative protein-lysine deacylase ABHD14B, encoding MAGVEQREGAIQVQGQSLFFREALPSGGQAARFSVLLLHGIRFSSETWQNLGTLHRLAQAGYRAVAIDLPGLGRSKEAKAPAPIGELVPSSFLAAVVDALDLGPPVVISPSLSGMYSLPFLTAPGSQLRGYVPVAPICTDKINAADYARVKASVLIVYGDQDPMGQTSFEHLKQLPNHQVLVMEGAGHPCYLDKPEEWHTGLLDFLRRLA